One stretch of Pedobacter riviphilus DNA includes these proteins:
- the fabF gene encoding beta-ketoacyl-ACP synthase II — protein sequence MELKRVVVTGLGALTPIGNNVPDFWEGLTNGVSGAAPIKGFDTEKFKTKFACEVKNFNPEDFLEKKEARKLDPFVQYALVATDEAVKDGGFDFEKLDTNRIGVIWGAGIGGLKTFLDEISNFAKGDGTPRYNPFFIPKMIVDIAPGHISIRYGLRGPNFATVSACASSTNAMIDAFNYIRLGMADVIISGGSEAIINEAGMGGFNAMHALSTRNEDPATASRPFDKDRDGFVAGEGAGTIILEELEHAKARGAKIYAELVGGGMSADANHITAPHPEGLGARMVMTNALKDAGLTTADIDYINVHGTSTPLGDISETKAIGTLFGEDAYRLNISSTKSMTGHLLGAAGAIEAIAAILSVKNDIVPPTINHFTDDPAFDPKLNFTFNKAQKRTVRAALSNTFGFGGHNASVIFKKYED from the coding sequence ATGGAATTAAAAAGAGTAGTAGTAACAGGGTTGGGTGCGCTCACTCCTATAGGCAATAATGTTCCTGATTTTTGGGAAGGATTGACTAACGGGGTGAGTGGCGCTGCTCCTATTAAGGGTTTTGACACTGAAAAGTTCAAGACCAAATTCGCATGCGAGGTTAAAAATTTTAATCCTGAAGACTTTTTGGAGAAAAAAGAAGCCCGCAAGCTAGATCCGTTTGTACAATATGCTCTTGTAGCAACAGATGAGGCTGTTAAGGATGGTGGTTTTGATTTTGAAAAATTAGATACCAACCGGATCGGAGTAATCTGGGGTGCGGGCATAGGTGGATTGAAAACTTTCCTGGATGAAATTTCTAATTTCGCTAAAGGAGATGGTACACCAAGATACAATCCATTTTTTATCCCTAAAATGATCGTGGATATCGCTCCAGGGCATATCTCTATCAGATACGGCCTGCGTGGGCCAAATTTTGCAACTGTTTCGGCATGTGCTTCTTCAACAAACGCCATGATTGATGCATTTAACTATATCCGTTTGGGTATGGCTGATGTAATTATTAGTGGCGGTTCAGAAGCCATCATCAATGAGGCAGGTATGGGTGGTTTTAATGCCATGCATGCATTATCAACACGTAACGAAGATCCGGCAACAGCATCACGTCCTTTTGATAAGGATCGCGATGGCTTCGTAGCTGGAGAAGGTGCAGGGACAATTATTTTAGAAGAACTCGAACATGCAAAAGCAAGAGGTGCAAAAATTTATGCAGAGCTTGTGGGCGGTGGAATGAGTGCCGATGCCAATCACATCACGGCACCGCATCCAGAAGGTTTGGGCGCTAGAATGGTAATGACCAACGCACTTAAAGATGCTGGTTTAACAACTGCTGATATAGATTATATCAATGTACACGGTACTTCTACACCACTCGGTGATATTAGCGAAACCAAAGCCATTGGTACATTATTTGGTGAAGATGCTTATCGATTAAACATCAGCTCAACCAAATCGATGACTGGCCACCTTTTGGGTGCTGCCGGAGCTATTGAGGCTATTGCAGCAATTCTTTCTGTTAAAAATGATATTGTTCCTCCAACAATCAATCACTTTACTGATGATCCAGCATTTGACCCTAAATTGAATTTTACTTTTAACAAGGCGCAAAAACGTACTGTTAGAGCCGCTTTAAGTAATACATTCGGTTTTGGTGGCCATAATGCTTCTGTTATTTTTAAAAAATACGAGGATTAA
- the rnc gene encoding ribonuclease III has translation MPILKLYKLYLSPEKEFVKKLKNILGFVPGNVTLYKMAFRHRSVAKVLKNGSRSSNERLEFLGDAVLGSVIAELLFKHYPYKEEGFLTEMRSKIVNRANLNQLAKKIGFDKLIQFDQRSVSIQTKHNSMLGDAFEAIVGAIYMDKGYNFTKEFLLRRIVKPHIDIHTLELTETNFKSKLIEWCQRHGKDVMFELAENSEGESAKLFTISAIVEGEKYGTGRDYNKKNAEKLAAEKACEALSI, from the coding sequence ATGCCGATATTAAAATTATATAAACTTTATCTCTCTCCCGAAAAGGAGTTTGTTAAAAAGCTGAAAAACATCTTAGGCTTTGTTCCAGGCAATGTTACGCTCTATAAAATGGCGTTCAGACATCGATCTGTAGCAAAGGTGCTAAAAAATGGAAGCAGGAGCAGCAACGAACGCTTAGAATTTTTAGGCGATGCTGTTCTGGGTTCGGTAATAGCAGAGCTACTTTTTAAACATTATCCCTACAAAGAAGAAGGTTTTTTAACCGAAATGCGCTCGAAGATTGTAAACCGGGCTAATTTAAACCAATTGGCAAAAAAAATTGGTTTTGATAAGCTTATTCAGTTCGATCAGCGTTCGGTTAGCATACAAACCAAACACAATTCGATGCTGGGCGATGCTTTTGAAGCCATTGTCGGTGCCATTTATATGGATAAAGGATACAATTTTACCAAAGAGTTTTTGTTGCGTAGAATTGTAAAACCGCATATCGATATTCATACCCTGGAACTTACAGAAACCAATTTTAAAAGTAAATTGATCGAGTGGTGCCAACGCCATGGCAAAGACGTAATGTTCGAACTGGCAGAGAATAGTGAAGGTGAAAGTGCCAAGTTATTTACCATCAGTGCGATTGTTGAGGGCGAAAAATATGGAACCGGTAGGGATTACAATAAGAAAAACGCCGAAAAATTAGCAGCTGAAAAAGCGTGCGAAGCGTTGAGTATATAA